From Onychostoma macrolepis isolate SWU-2019 chromosome 19, ASM1243209v1, whole genome shotgun sequence, a single genomic window includes:
- the cmtm8a gene encoding CKLF-like MARVEL transmembrane domain-containing protein 8, with product MAEKPNSRAVITTVSSPYLECGNSSRGTPWYDKESVLSLSEYLIFVEVILGLLVWALIASTEYFRFSPFGWVMFVTVFYWLLTLFLLLIKLANGQIRQVPWTTVVLVFNCTAALLYTSAAIVEATLVNKGVRGRHDFNCWAASTFFAFLVSLSYAGSAFFSYKSWHRGDE from the exons ATGGCGGAGAAACCAAACTCTAGAGCTGTAATAACCACCGTGAGCAGCCCTTACCTGGAATGCGGGAATTCAAGCAGAGGAACCCCGTGGTACGACAAAGAGTCCGTGCTGAGCCTGTCTGAATACCTCATCTTTGTGGAAGTG ATTTTGGGCCTGCTGGTATGGGCACTGATTGCAAGCACAGAATATTTCCGATTTTCCCCATTTGGATGGGTGATGTTTGTAACTGTCTTCTATTGGCTTCTCaccctcttcctcctcctcatcaaACTGGCCAATGGACAAATCCGACAAGTTCCCTGGACTACAGTG GTTCTCGTTTTTAACTGCACTGCGGCTTTACTGTACACGTCAGCTGCTATTGTTGAGGCAACGTTGGTGAATAAGGGGGTCAGAGGTCGTCATGATTTCAACTGTTGGGCGGCATCGACG TTTTTTGCATTCCTAGTATCTCTGAGTTACGCAGGTAGTGCGTTCTTCAGTTACAAATCCTGGCACAGAGGAGATGAATAA
- the LOC131525989 gene encoding CKLF-like MARVEL transmembrane domain-containing protein 7 — protein sequence MMGILFPEYLLSKQGILKVAQLVILLVAFACVRSTWYTSVYSYGYFEGVTLGYSITVAVFLFLNAFGVPKRASFVNWTIAEFVLDTLGFIFISTGSIVAAVKSYDTPILVAASVCGLLASYLSVVSVILSFVAARRSQPEGPPI from the exons ATGATGGGGATTTTATTTCCGGAATACTTACTATCAAAACAAGGAATTCTGAAGGTCGCTCAGCTC gTGATTCTCCTGGTAGCGTTCGCGTGCGTTCGTTCCACGTGGTACACCAGTGTCTACTCTTACGGTTACTTCGAAGGGGTCACACTCGGTTACTCCATCACCGTCGCCGTTTTTCTATTCCTGAATGCATTTGGGGTTCCGAAAAGGGCATCATTTGTGAACTGGACGATAGCC GAGTTTGTGCTTGATACACTGGGATTCATCTTCATCTCCACTGGATCCATTGTAGCTGCTGTGAAGTCTTATGACACCCCCATTCTGGTTGCCGCCTCG gtgTGTGGTCTTCTGGCCTCATATCTCTCAGTTGTAAGTGTGATACTTTCATTTGTTGCCGCTCGCCGCTCACAACCTGAGG GTCCACCAATATAA